In Musa acuminata AAA Group cultivar baxijiao chromosome BXJ3-9, Cavendish_Baxijiao_AAA, whole genome shotgun sequence, a single genomic region encodes these proteins:
- the LOC103998297 gene encoding LIM domain-containing protein WLIM1 has product MASMLFGGTTQKCQACRKTVYLVDQLAADGRIYHRACFRCHHCRGTLKFSNYSSIEGVLYCKPHYDQLFKMTGSLDKSFEGAPKSAKIDRSSGQQGVANSRYASIFLGTRDKCVECKKTVYPIEKVAVDGNSYHRPCFRCTHGGCTISPSNFVTHEGRLYCKHHHAQLFMTKGNFSSFTKVEEDKHEDILLQVPSDHVAVEGGQVS; this is encoded by the exons ATGGCGTCGATGCTGTTCGGAGGGACGACGCAGAAGTGCCAGGCGTGCCGGAAGACGGTGTACTTGGTGGACCAGCTCGCCGCCGATGGCAGGATCTACCACCGAGCATGCTTCCGCTGCCACCACTGCAGGGGAACCCTCAAG TTCAGCAATTATAGCTCTATTGAGGGAGTTCTTTACTGCAAGCCTCACTATGATCAACTCTTTAAGATGACTGGCAGTCTGGATAAAAGTTTTGAAG GAGCTCCAAAATCTGCTAAGATAGACAGATCTAGTGGTCAACAG GGTGTTGCTAACAGCAGATACGCGAGTATATTTCTCGGCACACGAGACAAATGTGTGGAGTGCAAGAAAACGGTGTACCCAATTGAGAAG GTGGCTGTTGATGGAAACTCTTACCACAGGCCCTGCTTTAGGTGCACCCATGGAGGTTGCACCATCAGCCCATCCAACTTTGTCACACATGAGGGCAGACTCTACTGCAAGCACCACCATGCTCAGCTATTCATGACCAAGGGCAACTTCAGCAGCTTCACAAAGGTTGAAGAAGACAAGCATGAAGACATATTACTGCAAGTGCCTTCTGATCATGTTGCGGTTGAAGGTGGTCAAGTTTCATGA